Proteins co-encoded in one Ficedula albicollis isolate OC2 unplaced genomic scaffold, FicAlb1.5 N00604, whole genome shotgun sequence genomic window:
- the LOC101814134 gene encoding LOW QUALITY PROTEIN: ketosamine-3-kinase-like (The sequence of the model RefSeq protein was modified relative to this genomic sequence to represent the inferred CDS: substituted 1 base at 1 genomic stop codon) gives MASLEAILKTQAVRVPKPIKVVELPGDNTVLVMEHLEIKSLNRHSTLLRTQLADLHLHNQQLREKMKKEGSTIGNRQGHMELQFVDRFGFHTVTXCGYLLQLVLFPQVNNWKSGWVSFFTRQRIQPQMNLIKRNSGDREARELWAQLQLKIPSFFCGIEMVPSLLHRDLWGGNVAENDSGPIIFDPASFYGHSEYDLAIAGTFGGFSSSFYYTYHSKIPKAVGFEKCLELYQLFHCMYHWNHFGSGYRGSSINMMRNLVK, from the exons ATGGCAAGTTTGGAAGCCATCCTGAAAACACAGGCAGTAAGAGTGCCTAAACCCATCAAGGTTGTAGAACTGCCTGGGGATAATACTGTGCTGGTGATGGAACATTTGGAAATTAAGAGCTTAAACAG aCATTCAACACTGCTTAGAACTCAGCTGGCTGATCTTCACCTTCATAACCAGCAGCTTAGAgagaagatgaagaaagaagGGAGCACAATTG GTAATAGACAAGGGCATATGGAACTCCAGTTTGTGGATAGGTTTGGCTTTCATACTGTTACCTGATGTGGTTATCTTCTGCAGCTAG tgctgttcCCTCAGGTGAACAACTGGAAGAGTGGCTGGGTGAGTTTCTTTACCAGACAAAGGATCCAGCCCCAGATGAACCTGATCAAAAGGAACTCAGGAGACAGGGAAGCAAGGGAACTttgggcacagctgcag ctgaagaTACCCAGTTTTTTCTGTGGTATAGAAATGGTTCCTTCTCTCCTGCATAGGGATCTGTGGGGAGGAAATGTAGCTGAGAATGATTCTGGTCCAATTATCTTTGATCCAGCTTCTTTCTACGGCCATTCGGAGTATGATCTTGCAATAGCTGGGACGTTTGGTGGCTTCAGCAGTTCTTTTTATTATACTTATCACAGTAAAATCCCCAAAGCCGTAGGGTTTGAGAAATGCCTGGAGCTTTATCAGCTGTTCCACTGCATGTACCACTGGAACCATTTTGGTTCAGGGTACAGAGGGTCATCTATAAACATGATGAGAAACCTTGTAAAGTAA
- the LOC101814327 gene encoding uncharacterized protein LOC101814327 — MLPSTKMARENYSNCLICQDTPKDVASALPCQHQFCLGCILRWTQTNPSCPLCRTPIETVRFSERGEQDYLLFAVISLEESLETSSHTGAAPILLDENSPHSPLVSSAPSPQGALSPAEQGTAGPEPVGGLLPEVWARLFQQQQHLLDPVRPWLCQKLEAIFQDQWWLVQVAQSSILHDLCLHGLNMENLVQTLQNCLGEHTVPLLHGLIPVIVAQGSEEAQRLLLLCIGREDTDSLVASASSSSRSSSSQERISASVPAGLNLEEEAGTSEAALQGGPRHLPPVPIPAEWDQPQEEPEQEVVPGPSAQGSIFSQGQGWDQSHRKPRHAQKRRASSPQDSPPPSKRPRQAPVQPCHPEGLSSEEVMKPGPSKPMATLGNNCIFPDLASIQCLVKSQLGQSSDSKGPRSLSN, encoded by the coding sequence ATGCTGCCAAGCACAAAAATGGCCAGAGAAAATTACAGCAACTGCCTCATCTGCCAGGACACTCCAAAGGATGTGgcttctgctctgccctgtcaACACCAGTTCTGCCTGGGCTGCATCCTACGGTGGACACAGACAAATCCATCATGCCCACTCTGCAGGACACCAATAGAGACTGTCAGGTTTTCTGAGCGGGGTGAACAGGACTATCTGCTGTTTGCTGTCATCTCCCTTGAAGAGTCACTAGAGACCAGTAGCCACACAGGGGCAGCTCCCATCCTCCTGGATGAAAACAGCCCCCATAGCCCTCTGGTGTCCTCTGCACCTTCTCCACAGGgagcactgtccccagctgagcagggtACTGCAGGACCGGAGCCTGTGGGTGGCCTCCTGCCCGAGGTGTGGGCGAGACTGTTCCAACAACAACAGCACCTCCTTGATCCTGTGcggccctggctgtgccagaaGCTGGAAGCAATATTCCAGGACCAGTGGTGGCTGGTGCAAGttgcacagagcagcatctTGCATGATCTCTGCCTCCATGGTCTGAACATGGAGAACTTGGTCCAGACACTACAGAACTGCCTTGGGGAGCACACAGTGCCACTGCTCCATGGCCTCATCCCTGTCATTGTGGCTCAGGGCAGCGAGGAggcccagaggctgctgcttctctgcattGGCAGGGAGGACACTGACAGCCTTGTGGCCAGcgccagctccagctccaggtccagcagctcccaggagaggaTTTCTgccagtgtccctgcaggattAAACTtggaggaggaagcaggaaCATCAGAGGCTGCCCTCCAAGGAGGTCCCAGGCACCTCCCACCTGTGCCCATTCCTGCAGAGTGGGaccagccccaggaggagccagagcaggaaGTGGTGCCAGGTCcatctgcccagggcagcatcttcagccagggacagggctgggaccaGTCTCACAGGAAGCCTCGGCATGCCCAAAAGAGGAGAGCCTCCAGCCCCCAGGATTCTCCCCCACCCAGCAAGAGGCCAAGGCAGGCACCTGTGCAACCCTGCCACCCTGAGGGGCTCTCGTCAGAGGAAGTGATGAAACCTGGACCAAGCAAGCCCATGGCAACTTTGGGAAACAACTGCATCTTCCCAGATCTTGCTTCCATACAGTGCCTGGTGAAGTCCCAGTTGGGGCAGTCCTCTGATTCCAAGGGTCCGAGGTCCCTCAGTAACTGA